A genomic window from Elstera cyanobacteriorum includes:
- a CDS encoding AAA family ATPase yields the protein MISDSLSNFEDDFFSWLKIFLKDKGLQFSQCGFKTKDGLGARHDFDLEAGYWREPNYSANKPPRWLYQIIQGPQGLRAQNPAGFATNLGAINTAQQDKAGVVFRLVPLIRQAPGDFVQNNSFEVHALFIFHGATPQGSSAEPLNFDPSTGAMRFKGEALGYIGCGLLGLKPRAMKIKVMEEGIERTITYGEVINALAADIRVAPVGQAAGLIPVYDLTQQTELARLKKMVADAWAAAGPVKAKAVVAVADEADNDDEEEIIPPAFLEIPENIDLLGIDPTVYRQINAALKSGKRHIMLYGPPGTGKTTLARWIATILTGGKWTLVTGSSDWSSQDIIGGYQPVGNGGVAFIPGVLLRRFDRPLIIDELNRCDIDKVIGPLFTVLSGQQTTLPYRLNIEDQASPQYVILPESKPMSREHEFAPGPHWRLIATINSIDKAALYQMVTSNYRAFCRSER from the coding sequence ATGATCAGTGATAGCTTGAGCAATTTTGAGGATGACTTCTTTAGTTGGTTAAAGATTTTCCTGAAAGATAAGGGGCTTCAGTTTTCACAATGCGGTTTCAAGACGAAAGACGGCCTTGGTGCACGTCATGATTTCGATCTTGAGGCGGGATACTGGAGAGAACCGAATTACTCAGCAAACAAGCCTCCTCGATGGCTCTACCAGATCATTCAGGGGCCACAGGGCTTACGCGCTCAAAACCCTGCGGGCTTTGCTACCAATCTAGGCGCGATCAATACGGCGCAACAAGACAAGGCAGGTGTTGTCTTCCGGCTGGTGCCGCTAATCAGGCAGGCGCCAGGGGATTTCGTCCAGAACAACAGCTTTGAGGTTCATGCGCTGTTCATCTTTCATGGCGCGACTCCACAAGGATCCTCAGCTGAACCGTTGAACTTCGATCCGTCGACGGGCGCGATGCGGTTCAAGGGCGAAGCCTTAGGCTATATCGGTTGCGGGCTGCTCGGCCTTAAACCACGAGCAATGAAGATAAAAGTTATGGAAGAAGGAATAGAGCGTACGATTACCTATGGAGAGGTAATTAATGCACTTGCAGCGGACATCAGGGTCGCGCCTGTAGGGCAGGCTGCGGGACTGATCCCAGTCTATGACCTGACGCAACAAACAGAACTAGCCCGGCTGAAGAAGATGGTCGCAGATGCCTGGGCGGCAGCAGGGCCGGTAAAGGCTAAGGCAGTTGTGGCGGTAGCGGATGAAGCGGACAATGACGATGAGGAAGAGATCATCCCACCCGCGTTCTTGGAGATTCCGGAGAACATCGATCTTCTTGGGATCGATCCAACAGTCTATCGCCAGATCAATGCTGCTCTGAAGTCTGGAAAGCGGCATATCATGCTTTATGGTCCTCCTGGAACGGGTAAGACGACGCTCGCCCGCTGGATTGCAACCATCCTGACCGGTGGCAAATGGACCTTGGTTACAGGCTCTTCTGATTGGAGCTCGCAGGATATCATTGGGGGATATCAGCCGGTGGGGAATGGTGGGGTCGCTTTCATTCCCGGTGTCCTCTTGCGTCGCTTCGACCGGCCCCTCATCATCGATGAGCTGAACCGGTGCGACATTGACAAGGTGATCGGCCCATTGTTCACGGTCCTGAGCGGGCAACAAACCACACTGCCCTACCGGTTGAATATCGAGGACCAGGCAAGCCCGCAATATGTGATCCTGCCGGAGAGCAAGCCAATGTCGCGAGAGCATGAGTTTGCGCCAGGCCCACATTGGCGACTGATCGCGACGATTAACTCCATCGATAAGGCGGCACTCTATCAGATGGTCACCTCGAATTACCGTGCGTTTTGCCGTAGCGAGAGAA
- a CDS encoding NACHT domain-containing protein, with amino-acid sequence MVTGPEFEDQVRNIARNLYSHGMGYGSELIDGRERDGVFWNGQVYTVIEATILRKKEKAEEDGKKTHELVNKYRSLGHLAQGILVTLHEPTPDQKNIIKEKKYHKTTKIISFDELRSYLFDSLLYINNREKKRFGSVYDHIDNNYDIPLSDFVEPTISLVEGGSLIDFKDLSAKILGGERFVLVAEYGVGKSMILRHLFHRLVAEVRGKRHFRTPIAINLREHLGQIDPVELLERHARANATSPQNLVAAWNAGYVDLLIDGFDELSTRGWTGDIRRLREYRKTAHSVVRKLIKETPKGSGIIISGRDGYFDSLSELREALGVADPQFSILRVHSFDEEQTTEFLKRKKYNGVIPEWFPTRPLLLTYLEKKGLLSSVEDINYSGDFPRGAAWLSLIEMIAVRESEQLEGVDKDALIIFLGALSIQARHAPDNQISFSPQKMEEIFSHVTGYSVMEDERNLLLRLPGLGVAQDNVVNRSFIDNDFMNVCSSFATLSYTKMPFEDYTKQYGFEYLSSPMSSIGIEALAALFVREKIHCGVIISSLQRALSLGYGQLAFDIFSAAQHLCPLTESLTFSGVSVSEIDLSDNELGNHKILFTDSIINKINLPMAESTNKNISFSNCIIGRIEGRRSDTELELEQFKNCDVGEYDDDDYRVNNQVMGADLPIGMRVLIVTLRKLFLQGGAGRLESALYRGLDQRSKMIVPDIIDILLRHQFIVANSRKGRIIYSTARGKRGEAVEIIQSMGASSSRALKEAATIS; translated from the coding sequence ATGGTGACGGGACCAGAATTTGAAGATCAGGTTCGCAACATTGCGCGCAACTTATACTCGCATGGTATGGGGTATGGTAGTGAGTTGATCGATGGCAGAGAGCGGGACGGTGTGTTTTGGAATGGCCAAGTGTATACGGTAATAGAGGCAACGATACTCAGAAAAAAAGAAAAAGCTGAGGAAGATGGAAAGAAGACACACGAATTAGTTAATAAATATAGAAGCTTGGGACATTTAGCTCAGGGTATTTTGGTCACTCTCCATGAGCCTACTCCCGATCAAAAAAATATTATTAAAGAAAAAAAGTATCATAAAACAACAAAAATAATCAGTTTTGACGAATTAAGATCATATCTATTTGACTCATTGCTGTATATTAACAATAGGGAGAAGAAGAGATTTGGCAGTGTCTACGATCATATCGATAATAATTATGATATACCTTTATCGGATTTTGTTGAGCCAACAATATCACTGGTTGAGGGGGGCAGTTTGATAGATTTTAAGGACCTTAGCGCAAAAATATTAGGTGGCGAGAGATTTGTTTTGGTGGCCGAATATGGTGTTGGAAAAAGTATGATTCTTCGTCATCTTTTTCATCGTCTTGTTGCTGAAGTTAGAGGTAAAAGGCATTTTAGAACGCCAATTGCGATAAATCTGCGAGAGCATTTGGGGCAGATAGACCCAGTGGAATTATTAGAGAGGCATGCACGTGCCAATGCGACATCTCCTCAAAATTTAGTCGCGGCATGGAATGCTGGATATGTTGATCTCCTTATTGATGGATTCGACGAGTTATCCACTCGTGGTTGGACCGGAGATATTCGTCGCCTAAGAGAGTATAGAAAAACCGCCCATTCGGTGGTTCGTAAACTTATTAAGGAAACACCTAAGGGTAGTGGGATTATAATTTCTGGACGTGATGGGTATTTTGATTCTTTATCTGAACTTCGAGAAGCGCTTGGCGTTGCAGATCCACAATTTTCAATACTACGTGTGCATTCGTTTGATGAAGAGCAAACAACAGAATTTCTTAAGCGGAAAAAATATAACGGAGTAATCCCCGAGTGGTTTCCAACGCGCCCTTTGTTACTGACATATTTGGAAAAGAAAGGATTGCTCTCTTCGGTAGAAGATATCAATTATTCTGGTGACTTCCCAAGGGGCGCGGCGTGGTTATCATTGATTGAGATGATTGCTGTGCGAGAGAGTGAGCAGCTTGAGGGTGTGGATAAGGATGCATTAATTATTTTCCTAGGGGCACTTAGCATTCAGGCTAGGCATGCTCCTGATAATCAGATCAGCTTCTCTCCGCAAAAAATGGAAGAGATTTTTTCTCATGTAACGGGATATAGTGTAATGGAGGATGAGAGAAATCTTCTTTTGCGCTTACCTGGTCTTGGTGTTGCTCAAGATAACGTGGTAAATAGATCTTTTATTGATAATGATTTTATGAATGTATGCAGTTCATTTGCAACTCTGAGCTATACCAAGATGCCTTTTGAGGATTATACGAAGCAGTATGGCTTCGAGTATTTAAGCAGCCCAATGAGTAGTATTGGAATAGAGGCATTGGCAGCACTTTTTGTAAGGGAAAAAATCCATTGTGGCGTCATAATTTCATCTCTTCAACGGGCACTCTCTCTTGGTTATGGTCAATTAGCTTTTGATATTTTTTCTGCTGCACAGCATCTGTGCCCACTGACTGAATCGCTTACTTTCAGTGGGGTTTCAGTCTCGGAAATTGATTTATCCGATAATGAATTGGGCAATCACAAAATTCTATTTACTGATAGTATCATAAATAAAATTAACTTACCCATGGCAGAAAGCACAAATAAAAACATTTCATTCTCAAATTGTATTATAGGAAGGATTGAAGGGCGCAGATCTGACACCGAGTTAGAATTAGAGCAATTTAAAAATTGTGACGTTGGGGAATATGATGATGATGATTACAGGGTTAATAATCAAGTTATGGGGGCTGATCTGCCAATAGGAATGAGGGTTCTCATTGTGACTTTAAGAAAGTTATTTTTACAAGGTGGAGCAGGAAGGTTAGAGAGTGCTCTCTATCGGGGTCTTGACCAAAGATCAAAAATGATTGTTCCAGATATTATAGATATATTGTTAAGACATCAATTTATTGTTGCAAATTCAAGGAAAGGGAGAATTATATATTCTACTGCCCGAGGAAAAAGAGGGGAGGCGGTTGAAATTATTCAATCTATGGGAGCCTCATCATCGAGGGCTCTAAAAGAGGCGGCGACAATATCATGA
- a CDS encoding glutathione S-transferase N-terminal domain-containing protein, with the protein MADLSAFPITQRWPAQHPDRLQLYSWPTPNGVKVSILLEETGLPYEAHSVNIGQNETWGPEFLSLNPNGKIPAILDPNGPGSKPLALFESGAILVYLAEKTGQFLSTDPVARYETLQWVFFQMAAVGPMFGQLGFFHKFAGREYEDKRPLERYRAESERLLGVLETRLTGRDWIMGDDYTIADIALLGWVRNLIGFYGAGELVHYAKLTAVPAWLERGLARPAVQRGLEIPAR; encoded by the coding sequence ATGGCCGATTTGTCCGCCTTCCCGATCACCCAGCGTTGGCCCGCCCAGCACCCCGACCGGCTGCAACTTTATTCTTGGCCGACGCCGAACGGCGTGAAGGTCTCGATCCTGCTCGAAGAAACCGGCCTGCCTTACGAGGCGCATAGCGTTAATATCGGCCAGAACGAAACCTGGGGGCCGGAGTTTCTATCCCTCAATCCCAACGGCAAAATTCCGGCGATCCTCGATCCCAACGGGCCGGGCAGCAAACCGCTGGCGCTGTTCGAATCGGGCGCGATTCTGGTCTATCTGGCCGAAAAGACCGGCCAGTTCCTTTCGACCGACCCGGTGGCGCGCTATGAAACCCTGCAATGGGTGTTCTTCCAAATGGCCGCCGTCGGCCCGATGTTCGGCCAGCTCGGCTTTTTCCATAAGTTTGCGGGCCGCGAGTATGAAGACAAGCGCCCGCTGGAACGCTACCGCGCCGAAAGCGAACGGCTGCTCGGCGTCCTCGAAACCCGCTTGACCGGGCGCGATTGGATCATGGGCGACGATTATACCATCGCCGATATCGCCCTGCTCGGCTGGGTGCGCAATCTCATCGGTTTCTATGGCGCGGGCGAGCTGGTGCATTACGCGAAACTGACGGCCGTTCCGGCGTGGCTGGAACGCGGTCTCGCCCGCCCCGCCGTGCAGCGCGGCCTCGAAATCCCCGCACGATAG
- a CDS encoding YggT family protein: MHVSPFAWLISTAINLLFWVILINAVLSWLIAFNVVNTRNQLVATIWDLTNRLINPLLRPIRSVLPTFNGVDLSPLVLLVLLQFVERLMFAYVYPLLP, encoded by the coding sequence ATGCATGTTTCCCCTTTTGCTTGGCTGATCAGCACGGCGATCAATCTTCTGTTCTGGGTCATTCTGATCAATGCGGTTTTAAGTTGGCTGATTGCCTTCAATGTGGTGAACACGCGCAATCAACTGGTCGCCACAATCTGGGATCTGACCAACCGGCTGATCAACCCGCTGCTGCGGCCCATCCGCTCGGTGCTGCCGACGTTCAACGGTGTCGATCTGTCGCCGCTGGTGCTGCTGGTCCTGCTGCAATTCGTTGAACGGTTGATGTTTGCCTACGTCTATCCGCTGCTGCCGTGA
- a CDS encoding DUF167 domain-containing protein — MSGALPLTPTPDGLVLTVRVTPKSAKEALEAVRIESDGRPVLTVRLTAPPVEGAANAALVAFLAKHWRIPKRSIRLLSGETARVKRLAIEADAALARRITEEIGALAP, encoded by the coding sequence GTGAGCGGCGCGCTGCCGCTGACCCCAACCCCGGACGGGCTGGTGCTGACCGTCCGGGTCACGCCGAAATCGGCGAAAGAAGCGCTGGAGGCGGTGCGGATCGAAAGCGATGGCCGCCCGGTTTTGACCGTGCGGCTGACCGCCCCGCCGGTGGAAGGGGCGGCCAATGCCGCCCTGGTGGCCTTCCTCGCCAAACATTGGCGCATACCCAAACGCTCAATCCGGCTCTTGTCTGGCGAAACAGCGCGGGTAAAACGTCTCGCCATTGAGGCCGACGCGGCGCTGGCCCGGCGGATCACCGAGGAAATAGGAGCGCTCGCCCCATGA
- the folD gene encoding bifunctional methylenetetrahydrofolate dehydrogenase/methenyltetrahydrofolate cyclohydrolase FolD has protein sequence MTDTLARRIDGKAFAAGLRARLAAEIPSLGFQPGLAVVLVGEDPASQVYVRNKAQQTVEVGMRSFEHKLPAETTEAEVLALVATLNADPAVDGILVQLPLPKHIDADKVLLTIDPAKDVDGFHPVNAGRLATGANALVPCTPLGCLMLLQDLHGSLAGMEAVIVGRSNIVGKPMAQLLLKADCTVTIAHSRSRDLPALCRRADILVAAVGRPEMIRGDWIKPGATVIDVGINRLPPDASGKSRLVGDVAFAEAETVAGAITPVPGGVGPMTIACLLHNTVTAAKARRGV, from the coding sequence ATGACCGACACGCTTGCCCGCCGGATCGACGGCAAAGCCTTTGCCGCCGGATTGCGCGCCCGCTTGGCCGCCGAAATTCCCAGCCTGGGGTTCCAGCCCGGTCTTGCGGTGGTGCTGGTCGGGGAAGACCCGGCCAGTCAGGTCTATGTGCGCAACAAGGCGCAACAGACGGTCGAAGTCGGCATGCGCTCTTTCGAGCATAAACTACCCGCCGAGACGACCGAGGCCGAGGTGCTGGCCCTGGTCGCCACGCTGAACGCCGATCCCGCCGTTGATGGTATTCTGGTGCAACTGCCGCTGCCCAAGCATATCGACGCCGATAAGGTGCTGCTGACCATCGACCCGGCGAAGGATGTCGATGGCTTCCACCCGGTCAATGCCGGGCGGCTGGCGACAGGGGCGAATGCCCTGGTGCCCTGCACGCCGCTTGGGTGCTTGATGCTGCTGCAAGACCTGCACGGCAGCCTCGCCGGGATGGAGGCGGTGATCGTTGGCCGCTCCAACATCGTCGGCAAGCCGATGGCGCAACTGCTGTTAAAGGCCGATTGCACCGTCACTATCGCCCATTCGCGCAGCCGCGACCTGCCTGCGCTCTGCCGCCGCGCCGATATTCTGGTTGCCGCCGTCGGCCGCCCGGAGATGATTCGCGGCGATTGGATCAAGCCGGGCGCCACTGTTATCGACGTTGGCATCAACCGCCTGCCGCCCGACGCCTCGGGCAAAAGCCGTCTGGTCGGTGATGTCGCTTTTGCCGAGGCGGAAACGGTAGCGGGGGCGATTACGCCGGTCCCCGGCGGCGTCGGGCCGATGACGATTGCCTGTTTGCTTCACAATACCGTCACGGCGGCAAAGGCCCGGCGCGGGGTATAA
- a CDS encoding PfkB family carbohydrate kinase, with amino-acid sequence MAELLCIGGLVWDTIATARQAIVSGTSNPVTASHSAGGVARNVAVLAARAGLLTELVSLIGQDAEGEALLRDLAADHIQTRLITPHRSLPTANYAALLNSDGSLHVAWADMDVLEAMDEAFFAPLMVALSATPLWFVDANLTSTALNYLATRRPTGTLLAADAVSVVKASRLKLAIPALDLLFCNGDEARLLADRPTTTDPLLLACALRNRGCRAVIVTDGARGVALADADHELQIPAHPLPGPIVDETGAGDSLVAGTLAGLVRGLPLPDAVANGLRLAAETLTHVGV; translated from the coding sequence ATGGCGGAGCTTTTGTGCATCGGCGGGTTGGTCTGGGATACGATTGCCACCGCCCGGCAAGCCATCGTCTCCGGCACCTCGAACCCGGTAACGGCCAGCCATTCCGCCGGGGGCGTGGCGCGCAATGTCGCCGTTCTGGCGGCGCGGGCGGGCCTGCTGACGGAACTCGTCAGCCTGATCGGCCAGGATGCGGAGGGGGAAGCGCTACTGCGCGATCTCGCGGCCGACCATATCCAGACCCGGCTGATCACCCCGCACCGTAGCCTGCCGACCGCCAATTATGCCGCGCTGTTGAACTCGGACGGCAGCCTGCACGTCGCCTGGGCCGATATGGACGTGCTGGAAGCGATGGACGAAGCCTTCTTCGCGCCGCTGATGGTGGCGCTATCGGCCACGCCCCTATGGTTCGTCGATGCTAATTTGACCTCAACAGCCTTGAATTATCTTGCGACCCGCCGCCCAACGGGAACGCTGCTGGCGGCGGATGCCGTCTCGGTGGTGAAAGCCTCCCGGCTGAAACTCGCCATCCCCGCGCTTGATCTGCTGTTCTGTAACGGCGATGAAGCGCGGCTGCTCGCCGACCGCCCGACGACGACCGATCCGTTGCTGCTAGCCTGTGCCCTGCGCAACCGGGGCTGCCGGGCGGTGATCGTGACCGATGGTGCGCGGGGCGTTGCGCTGGCCGATGCGGATCACGAGCTTCAGATCCCGGCCCATCCCCTGCCCGGCCCCATCGTCGATGAAACCGGCGCGGGAGATTCGCTGGTGGCGGGCACGCTCGCCGGGCTGGTCCGGGGGTTGCCGCTGCCCGATGCCGTCGCCAATGGTCTGCGCCTCGCCGCCGAAACTTTGACCCATGTGGGAGTATAA
- a CDS encoding pseudouridine-5'-phosphate glycosidase encodes MSLPAAVRLLPEVADALADGRPVVALESTIIAHGMPYPQNVETARRVEGIIRDGGAVPATIAVIDGALQVGLDAPLLERIGTAPDVLKLSRRDLPIALATRKLGATTVATTMIGAALAGIKIFVTGGIGGVHRGAEDSFDISADLTELGRTNVGVVCAGAKSILDLPKTLETLETLGVPVIGYQTDRFPPFYARTSDLPVDHRAETAQEIAAILTAKWSLGLDGGAVIANPAPEATALPPAEVEAYIAQAVAEARAQGIKGKAETPFLLKRIAELSGGRSLAANIALVENNARLGAAVAVALAGRRAFG; translated from the coding sequence ATGTCGTTACCCGCTGCTGTGCGCCTATTGCCCGAGGTTGCCGATGCCCTGGCCGATGGGCGGCCCGTCGTCGCCCTCGAAAGCACGATCATCGCGCACGGCATGCCCTATCCGCAGAATGTGGAAACGGCCCGCCGGGTTGAAGGCATCATCCGCGACGGCGGCGCCGTTCCGGCAACCATCGCCGTCATCGACGGCGCCCTTCAGGTGGGGCTCGATGCGCCCCTGCTGGAGCGGATCGGCACGGCACCGGACGTGCTGAAACTCTCGCGCCGCGACCTGCCGATTGCGCTCGCCACCCGCAAGCTGGGGGCGACGACCGTGGCGACCACGATGATCGGCGCGGCGTTGGCCGGGATTAAGATTTTCGTGACCGGCGGTATCGGCGGCGTCCATCGCGGGGCCGAGGATAGTTTCGATATTTCCGCCGATCTGACGGAACTCGGGCGCACCAACGTCGGCGTCGTCTGCGCCGGGGCCAAGTCGATCCTCGATCTGCCGAAAACGCTGGAAACCCTGGAAACCCTGGGCGTGCCGGTGATCGGCTATCAGACCGACCGGTTCCCGCCCTTCTACGCCCGGACCTCCGACCTGCCGGTCGATCATCGTGCCGAAACGGCACAGGAGATTGCGGCGATCTTGACGGCGAAATGGTCCCTGGGTCTCGACGGCGGCGCCGTCATCGCCAATCCGGCGCCGGAAGCGACGGCCCTGCCCCCCGCCGAGGTGGAGGCCTATATCGCCCAAGCCGTTGCCGAGGCGCGCGCCCAAGGCATCAAAGGCAAGGCCGAAACGCCCTTCTTGCTGAAGCGGATTGCCGAACTGTCCGGCGGGCGCTCGCTGGCGGCAAATATCGCTCTGGTTGAAAATAACGCGCGCCTGGGGGCCGCCGTCGCGGTCGCCTTGGCGGGACGCCGCGCTTTCGGGTAA
- a CDS encoding Bax inhibitor-1 family protein: MSQGWQAPGWQSPYGARTVDQAAYDAGLRAYMLRIFSYMAGGLGVTGLVALAVASSPALTAAIFGTPLKWVAMLAPIAMVFLFAGMIHRMSAATAQLVFWVYAALMGVSMASIFLVFTGQSIAKVFFISASVFLAAALYGYTTKKDLTSMGSFLFMGVVGIMIAGLVNIFLASSVMSMIISMVAVVLFTGLTAFDAQRLKEEYAEGYGHESVTKMALLGALSLYLNFINIFTSLLNLMGDRE, translated from the coding sequence ATGTCTCAAGGTTGGCAAGCGCCGGGCTGGCAGTCGCCTTATGGCGCGCGGACGGTCGACCAGGCGGCGTATGACGCCGGCCTGCGCGCTTATATGCTGCGCATTTTCTCGTATATGGCGGGGGGTCTCGGTGTAACGGGCCTCGTGGCGCTGGCGGTTGCCAGCAGCCCGGCGCTGACCGCCGCAATCTTCGGCACCCCGCTGAAGTGGGTGGCCATGCTCGCCCCCATCGCGATGGTCTTCCTGTTCGCCGGGATGATCCACCGCATGTCGGCGGCGACGGCGCAACTGGTCTTCTGGGTCTATGCCGCGCTGATGGGCGTGTCGATGGCCAGCATCTTCCTGGTCTTCACCGGCCAGTCGATTGCCAAGGTCTTCTTCATCTCCGCCTCGGTCTTCCTGGCGGCGGCGCTTTACGGCTATACGACGAAAAAAGACCTCACCTCGATGGGCAGCTTCCTGTTCATGGGCGTGGTCGGCATCATGATCGCCGGTCTGGTGAATATCTTCCTCGCGTCCAGTGTGATGAGCATGATCATCTCGATGGTTGCCGTGGTGCTGTTCACCGGTCTGACCGCCTTCGACGCCCAGCGCCTGAAGGAAGAGTATGCCGAAGGCTATGGCCACGAGAGCGTGACGAAGATGGCGTTACTGGGGGCTTTGTCGCTCTACCTCAACTTCATCAACATCTTCACCTCGCTGCTCAATCTGATGGGCGACCGCGAGTAA
- a CDS encoding LysR family transcriptional regulator, producing MRCFQAVADLGGFTAAAEALCLSQSAVSQAVAALEKQIGARLLVRGRERVTLTAAGEAALAEARLMLAAVERLAQCGQGVRVLTGSVRLGVVQSAAIQLLPGWVRELRAAHPRVTVTLYEGTDPEVTGWLLAGVVDLGITSRLHPDLTAEPIFEDEYLVVLPPDHPLVAAGRLDLASLTGQRMLLSGGGCETLIQELLVAANSQPEIVAMVRDNATLLSMVRAGLGLTIMPELAVASDRAGIVCRGIMPPLRRRLHLLCHDPAELGPVALALREIITRAAPAQQAAE from the coding sequence GTGCGCTGCTTTCAAGCAGTGGCCGACCTTGGCGGCTTCACGGCGGCGGCCGAGGCGCTCTGCCTGTCGCAATCGGCGGTTAGTCAGGCGGTGGCGGCGCTGGAGAAGCAGATCGGCGCCCGTCTGCTGGTGCGCGGGCGGGAGCGGGTGACGCTGACGGCGGCGGGGGAAGCGGCGCTTGCCGAAGCCCGTTTGATGCTCGCTGCCGTCGAACGGTTGGCCCAATGCGGCCAAGGCGTTCGGGTGCTGACGGGCAGCGTGCGCTTAGGCGTGGTGCAGAGTGCCGCGATTCAGCTTTTGCCAGGCTGGGTACGCGAGTTGCGGGCGGCGCATCCGCGCGTGACCGTGACGCTGTATGAGGGGACCGACCCGGAAGTGACGGGCTGGCTGCTGGCGGGCGTGGTCGATCTTGGCATTACCAGCCGCCTGCACCCCGATCTGACCGCCGAACCGATTTTCGAGGATGAGTATTTAGTGGTCTTGCCGCCCGATCATCCTTTGGTCGCGGCGGGGCGGTTGGACCTTGCCAGTCTCACAGGGCAGCGGATGCTCCTCTCCGGCGGGGGCTGCGAGACCCTGATTCAAGAACTGCTGGTCGCGGCTAACAGCCAGCCCGAGATTGTGGCAATGGTCCGCGATAACGCGACCCTGCTCAGCATGGTGCGGGCCGGGCTGGGGCTGACGATCATGCCGGAACTGGCGGTGGCGTCCGACCGGGCGGGGATCGTCTGCCGGGGGATCATGCCGCCGCTGCGGCGCCGGTTGCATCTGCTCTGCCATGACCCCGCCGAACTCGGCCCGGTGGCATTGGCACTTAGGGAAATTATCACGCGGGCGGCGCCAGCCCAGCAGGCGGCGGAATAG
- a CDS encoding carbon-nitrogen hydrolase family protein yields the protein MTARPADTLTVGLAQIAPVWLNRDATTAKIVTWIAKAAAAGCGFVVFGEALLPGYPFWIEHTDGAVFESDLQKECHALYLDQAVCIEAGHLQPICEAAARHKIAVMVGTIERPLDRGGHSLYCSRVHIGADGAIASVHRKLQPTYEERLSWSPGDGHGLQTHAVGPFTVGGLNCWENWMPLSRAALYALGEDLHVALWPGNQRNTDVTSPFLAREGRSYVLAVSGLMRRDDVPSDSPVAAMLARCPDVMANGGSCIAAPDGGWVIPPVTDREELLVATLDHRLVRRERQNLDLAGHYSRPDVTRLIVNRRRQSLAEFTDGA from the coding sequence ATGACCGCCCGCCCCGCCGATACGCTAACCGTTGGCCTTGCCCAGATCGCCCCGGTCTGGCTGAACCGCGACGCAACCACCGCCAAAATTGTCACCTGGATCGCCAAAGCGGCGGCGGCAGGCTGCGGGTTCGTGGTCTTCGGCGAAGCCCTGCTGCCCGGCTATCCCTTTTGGATCGAGCATACCGACGGCGCCGTTTTCGAATCCGATTTGCAGAAGGAATGCCACGCCCTCTACCTCGATCAAGCCGTCTGCATCGAGGCCGGGCACCTGCAACCGATCTGCGAGGCCGCCGCCCGCCACAAGATCGCGGTCATGGTCGGCACCATCGAACGGCCGCTCGATCGCGGCGGCCATAGCCTCTATTGCTCGCGGGTTCATATCGGGGCGGACGGCGCCATTGCCTCGGTCCATCGCAAACTGCAACCGACCTACGAGGAGCGGTTAAGCTGGTCGCCCGGCGATGGGCACGGGCTGCAAACCCATGCGGTCGGCCCCTTCACGGTCGGCGGGCTGAACTGCTGGGAAAATTGGATGCCGCTGTCGCGCGCCGCGCTCTATGCCTTGGGCGAGGATCTGCATGTCGCACTTTGGCCCGGCAATCAGCGCAATACCGATGTCACCAGCCCGTTTTTGGCGCGCGAAGGCCGATCTTATGTTCTGGCCGTTTCCGGCCTAATGCGGCGGGACGATGTGCCGAGCGATAGCCCCGTCGCCGCCATGCTGGCCCGCTGCCCGGACGTGATGGCGAACGGCGGCTCCTGCATCGCGGCGCCGGATGGTGGCTGGGTTATTCCCCCCGTCACGGATCGGGAAGAGCTGTTGGTCGCAACCCTCGACCATCGCCTCGTGCGGCGGGAGCGGCAGAACCTCGATCTTGCTGGGCATTACAGCCGCCCGGACGTGACCCGCCTGATCGTGAACCGCCGCCGTCAATCCCTCGCCGAGTTTACGGACGGGGCATAG